Proteins from a single region of Actinomycetota bacterium:
- a CDS encoding aminoglycoside phosphotransferase family protein — protein MRQTHESLTAEIVDRRPLGAGGASGNKLERVTLRDGRELVLKRVSPQWDWISRATNDRGRIVSMWTDGIIERLPPVIDHATVAVEAGDDGSWSVFMTDVSDVLMHDGEQLDRARLERLVGALAALHATFWEESFPALCSLEERYNLLSPETGRREAEEGDTWVGNTIAGCWELFPKLVPADIGDAILKLAEQPQPLADELRKCSQTLVHGDVRLANLGFTDERVVLVDWGERTGTAPAAVDLASFLVFEGSVIHAPYDDVIELFRAYSGDRHDERALQLALIGGLVQLGPNFALEIVIARDEAKRAAAQAASETALSWWIPTIDKALQAWSPI, from the coding sequence ATGAGACAGACTCACGAGAGCCTCACAGCCGAGATCGTAGACCGGCGCCCGTTGGGCGCCGGGGGTGCCTCCGGGAACAAGCTCGAGCGGGTGACCCTGCGCGACGGACGCGAGCTCGTCCTCAAACGGGTGTCGCCCCAATGGGACTGGATTTCTAGGGCGACCAACGACCGCGGCCGCATCGTGTCTATGTGGACCGACGGCATCATCGAGCGCCTGCCGCCGGTCATCGACCACGCCACCGTGGCCGTGGAAGCGGGTGACGACGGCTCCTGGAGCGTCTTCATGACCGATGTGTCCGACGTCTTGATGCACGACGGCGAGCAGCTCGACCGTGCTCGGCTGGAACGGCTGGTGGGCGCCCTCGCCGCGCTGCACGCGACGTTCTGGGAAGAGAGCTTCCCGGCGCTGTGCTCGCTGGAGGAGCGGTACAACCTCCTCTCGCCTGAGACCGGCCGGCGCGAGGCCGAGGAGGGCGATACGTGGGTTGGGAACACCATCGCTGGATGTTGGGAGCTCTTCCCCAAGCTCGTGCCTGCCGACATCGGTGACGCGATCCTGAAGCTGGCCGAGCAGCCTCAGCCTTTGGCAGACGAGTTGAGGAAGTGTTCCCAGACCCTCGTCCACGGGGACGTGAGGCTTGCGAACCTCGGGTTCACCGACGAGCGCGTCGTGCTGGTCGACTGGGGTGAGAGGACGGGGACGGCGCCGGCGGCCGTCGATCTCGCGTCGTTCCTGGTCTTCGAGGGGTCTGTCATCCACGCCCCATACGACGACGTGATCGAATTGTTCCGCGCCTACTCCGGCGACCGCCACGACGAACGCGCGCTGCAGCTCGCCCTCATCGGAGGACTCGTGCAGTTGGGCCCCAACTTCGCTTTGGAGATCGTGATAGCGAGGGACGAGGCGAAACGAGCCGCGGCGCAAGCGGCATCGGAGACAGCCTTGTCCTGGTGGATCCCGACCATCGACAAGGCATTGCAGGCCTGGTCACCGATCTGA